In a genomic window of Magnolia sinica isolate HGM2019 chromosome 16, MsV1, whole genome shotgun sequence:
- the LOC131228960 gene encoding uncharacterized protein LOC131228960 — protein sequence MGLTGLRPSSTKKELSKSNKRKLDKKLHFYSKVRDTVAALGAKKAISKKKGLRSRQKKLKAYDLSTLSEFLPSVSDASQRRPLHEKNLKLNHKSRQKLVEKEGNQLRAVLNHPVFQSDPLSAIHQHLASTQPLPVSSQEKRSGKTDKKKKRKRSKVSSGGQSMET from the exons ATGGGATTGACTGGCTTGAG GCCTAGTTCTACAAAGAAAGAACTTTCAAAAAGCAACAAGCGCAAACTTGACAAGAAGCTTCACTTCTATTCTA AGGTCAGAGATACTGTTGCTGCTTTAGGTGCGAAGAAGGCAATCAGCAAG AAGAAAGGACTAAGAAGCCGTCAGAAAAAATTGAAGGCTTATGATCTCTCTACTCTATCAGAGTTTCTTCCCTCAGTGTCAGATGCTTCTCAGCGACGGCCTCTGCATGAAAAAAATTTGAAACTGAACCACAAATCTAGGCAGAAGCTAGT AGAGAAGGAAGGCAACCAGTTGAGAGCAGTCCTTAACCACCCTGTTTTCCAATCCGACCCACTATCTGCCATTCATCAGCATCTTGCAAGCACACAACCTTTGCCAGTAAGCAGCCAGGAGAAACGTTCAGGCAAGACggacaaaaagaagaagagaaaacgttCCAAGGTTTCATCAGGTGGTCAATCAATGGAAACCTAG
- the LOC131228831 gene encoding protein FAR1-RELATED SEQUENCE 5-like, producing MAVLSAQLGGYENIGCTEKDLTNYERDKRQKSKGRDAQMLYEHFEEMKELHLTFEYEVKVDEENSLLHCFWADHIARQSYKYFGDVIVFDTTYNTNRYGLIFAPFMGVNHHGQSITLGCGFIHDETTESFIWLFESWRKAMQGESPKAIITDQDPAMTKAISIVFSNTFHRYCIWHIMQKVPEKLGAIAHRDEFIRPFNDCVWNSQTSEDFEDSWEKLMTENGLEDNVWLNSIYAVRHKWIPAFVRHVFFADFIVRFDRALARQRHNELAADHETISRLDYVAEGERENDDIYVYNVFKVARLEENDCDRVVRYEVSKKHADCSCLKFQFKGIPCRHILCVLRRVRIPILPEYYILKRWIRYARVGSIHDNDEVAIKPDCDDSISLCHSNLSQICRLLVDEGSSSKQGYLLAKERLYDILRDV from the exons ATGGCCGTTCTTTCAGCACAGTTGGGTGGGTACGAAAATATAGGTTGCACTGAAAAAGACTTGACAAATTATGAAAGGGATAAGAGACAGAAATCCAAGGGTCGTGATGCTCAGATGTTGTACGAACATTTTGAAGAAATGAAAGAGTTGCATCTAACATTTGAATATGAAGTGAAAGTTGACGAAGAAAATAGCTTATTACATTGTTTTTGGGCCGATCATATTGCACGTCAGTCGTACAAATATTTTGGTGATGTTATAGTCTTTGACACTACTTATAATACCAACCGATATGGTTTGATATTTGCTCCATTTATGGGAGTAAATCATCATGGGCAGTCTATTACTCTTGGATGTGGTTTCATACACGATGAAACCACTGAATCTTTTATTTGGTTGTTTGAGTCGTGGCGTAAAGCGATGCAAGGAGAGTCACCTAAAGCCATAATAACAGATCAAGATCCAGCAATGACGAAGGCCATTTCTATTGTATTTTCAAATACATTCCATCGGTATTGTATTTGGCATATAATGCAGAAGGTACCTGAGAAATTAGGAGCCATCGCACATAGGGATGAATTTATTCGACCATTCAACGATTGTGTATGGAATTCGCAAACGTCTGAAGATTTCGAAGATTCATGGGAAAAATTGATGACAGAGAATGGTTTGGAAGATAATGTATGGTTGAACTCTATATATGCAGTCCGTCATAAATGGATACCCGCGTTTGTACGGCATGTATTTTTTGCGG ATTTCATTGTTCGGTTTGATAGGGCACTTGCTCGCCAAAGGCATAACGAGCTTGCTGCAGATCATGAAACGATCAGTA GATTGGATTATGTTGCAGAAGGTGAAAGGGAAAATGATGATATTTATGTCTATAACGTATTCAAAGTTGCACGCTTGGAAGAAAACGACTGCGACCGAGTGGTTAGATATGAAGTGAGTAAAAAACATGCTGATTGTAGTTGTCTCAAATTTCAGTTCAAAGGTATACCGTGTAGACATATATTATGCGTACTTCGACGTGTTCGTATACCTATATTGCCAGAGTATTACATTTTGAAGAGATGGATACGGTATGCAAGAGTAGGTTCTATTCACGACAACGACGAGGTAGCAATCAAGCCAGATTGTGATGATTCCATCTCACTATGTCATAGTAATTTATCTCAGATTTGCCGATTACTTGTCGATGAAGGGTCTTCCTCAAAACAAGGGTATCTCTTGGCTAAGGAAAGGTTGTATGACATTTTAAGGGATGTTTGA